The proteins below are encoded in one region of Pomacea canaliculata isolate SZHN2017 linkage group LG7, ASM307304v1, whole genome shotgun sequence:
- the LOC112569330 gene encoding uncharacterized protein LOC112569330: protein MEGEDTRLKCENAQLDKPVTNYSWPDTVGGTPFGQFLIFDNVSKDLHLKRVRCAGSHGESSARLVYSDSIFLKIYYKPVIKIISSAPTCSPQTSLSNVCFITRGHNVTLSCQAKSNPPPASVKWFGKITSTTMNITITLAEQKTDGGAYICSAETEKSSDDQRLPLFSSYQFTVIVQCNNEIHKLLIY, encoded by the exons ATGGAAGGAGAAGACACAAGACTGAAGTGTGAAAATGCACAGTTAGATAAGCCTGTGACTAACTACTCATGGCCAGACACTGTTGGTGGAACTCCGTTTGGCCAGTTTCTGATCTTTGACAATGTGAGCAAAGACCTTCACTTGAAGCGAGTGAGATGCGCAGGCAGCCATGGAGAGAGCAGCGCCCGTCTCGTTTACAGTGATAGTATTTTCCTGAAAATCTACT ACAAACCAGTGATCAAGATTATCTCAAGCGCGCCTACCTGTAGTCCTCAGACAAGTTTGTCCAATGTGTGTTTTATCACTCGGGGCCACAATGTTACACTTTCGTGCCAAGCAAAAAGCAACCCACCTCCTGCTTCTGTTAAATGGTTTGGAAAAATAACCAGCACCACAATGAATATAACGATTACACTAGCAGAGCAGAAGACTGATGGTGGAGCATACATATGTAGCGCAGAAACGGAGAAATCTTCTGATGATCAACGCCTACCGCTCTTCTCATCTTACCAGTTTACCGTCATTGTTCAATGTAATAATGAAATTCATAAGTTACTTATATATTAA
- the LOC112569296 gene encoding steryl-sulfatase-like: MLDENFKRKTNIQQQGIEMLKAGGMDCLLIVLLLWLSSLKTVNADEKRDQPNILLFLADDLGYGDLGTFGNSSLPTPHLDRLAAQGVKLTHNIAADTVCTPSRAAFLTGRYPVRSGMAATHPLRVFVFTFAAGALPAKEITFGEIARQAGHKTAFLGKWHVGWSLDKSDPEHQHPLNQGFQYFYGVPTTNVMDFGDHNERLSLYTNPALPRQLLTTFLWVAGVSALLTRVGLIGKTSCVAIILFVGMLCSGLYWLLTNLKLLNSFMYRNYEMVEQPIHLPSVTRKLVTESENFLRARQTDGQPFLLVVSWLHVHDALATAPEFRGRSRYGPYGDAVMEMDWGVGRVVEMLDNLGLSRDTFVYFTSDHGACVNIKDWMGRQVGGYNGPFRGSKFQGSPEGAFRVPGIVRWPARIPAGQVIDEPVSLMDIVPTIADLLHVPLPGDRVIDGKSLVPLLTGETQTSAHEFLFHYCQDEVHAVRYRPRTGNKVWKLSFKEPNDYNTDKLGAACSDVLHLDPPRLYDITSDPAETSPLDSKSYPEVVKTMLSALADHKKSLVAVPNQFSFSRLLWIPWKQAYCKFPACSCQDKQFLGMFND, from the exons ATGCTCgatgaaaactttaaaagaaaaacaaacattcagCAACAAGGTATTGAGATGTTAAAGGCAGGCGGCATGGATTGTTTGCTTATCGTTCTCTTGCTGTGGCTGTCGAGTCTCAAGACTGTCAACGCTGATGAAAAGAGAGACCAACCgaatattttgctttttcttgcGGATGACCTGGGCTACGGTGACCTGGGGACCTTCGGCAACAGCAGCCTGCCCACACCTCACCTGGACAGACTGGCAGCTCAAGGTGTAAAGCTGACACACAACATTGCGGCTGACACGGTGTGTACACCCAGCAGAGCAGCCTTCTTGACTGGGAGGTACCCGGTGAGATCAG GAATGGCGGCAACTCACCCTCTCCGagtatttgtatttacttttgcTGCTGGAGCTCTACCAGCCAAGGAAATAACTTTTGGAGAAATCGCTCGCCAAGCTGGTCACAAGACTGCATTTCTAG gtaaatgGCACGTAGGGTGGAGTCTGGACAAATCAGACCCTGAACATCAGCACCCTTTGAACCAAGGTTTCCAGTATTTCTACGGAGTGCCTACGACCAACGTCATGGACTTTGGCGACCACAACGAACGTCTTTCGCTGTACACCAATCCTGCGTTGCCACGTCAGCTGCTGACAACCTTCCTGTGGGTGGCCGGAGTTTCCGCTCTGCTGACTCGTGTCGGTTTGATCGGGAAAACATCTTGCGTTGCAATAATTCTTTTCGTTGGGATGCTGTGTAGTGGACTGTACTGGCTTCTCACTAACTTGAAGCTCCTCAATTCTTTTATGTATAG GAACTACGAGATGGTGGAACAGCCGATCCACCTCCCGTCGGTAACGAGAAAACTAGTGACAGAGAGCGAAAACTTCTTGAGGGCCCGCCAGACAGACGGCCAGCCCTTTCTGCTCGTGGTATCCTGGCTGCACGTGCACGATGCCTTAGCAACTGCACCGGAGTTCAGAGGTCGCTCGCGGTACGGCCCTTACGGGGACGCCGTGATGGAGATGGACTGGGGCGTAGGACGGGTGGTGGAGATGTTGGATAACCTggggctgtcacgtgacactttcGTCTACTTTACGTCTGATCACGGAGCCTGCGTGAACATCAAGGACTGGATGGGCCGGCAGGTCGGGGGCTATAACGGACCTTTCAGGG GAAGTAAATTTCAAGGGTCTCCAGAGGGAGCTTTCCGTGTGCCTGGTATTGTCCGCTGGCCGGCGCGTATTCCCGCAGGCCAGGTCATCGACGAACCGGTCAGTCTGATGGACATAGTGCCCACCATCGCTGACCTGTTGCACGTGCCGTTGCCAGGCGACCGCGTCATAGACGGCAAGAGTTTGGTGCCGTTGTTGACAGGAGAGACACAGACCTCGGCCCACGAGTTCCTCTTCCACTACTGTCAGGATGAGGTCCACGCCGTCAGATACAGACCCAGAACAG gaaacaaGGTGtggaaactttcttttaaagaacCAAACGACTACAACACTGACAAACTCGGAGCTGCTTGTAGTGATGTCCTTCACCTGGACCCACCCCGTCTTTATGACATCACTTCCGATCCCGCAGAGACCTCGCCATTAGACTCGAAAAGCTATCCAGAGGTGGTGAAGACGATGCTTTCGGCTCTTGCTGATCACAAGAAGAGTTTGGTTGCCGTGCCAAACCAGTTCAGCTTTTCCAGGTTACTGTGGATACCGTGGAAACAGGCGTACTGCAAGTTTCCAGCCTGCAGCTGCCAAGACAAACAGTTCTTAGGCATGTTCAACGATTag
- the LOC112569297 gene encoding uncharacterized protein LOC112569297: MAVKTKYCRSLKRKDLLVDCRDTGRTLLSTKLIGNTKYGAAESADQCLEECYQLAGCVAVSFCPLCTRDNRGSKCQVFSAGDIHRAVTDRQWQTIMLVDKLETFVKLHNTMVVVNSSSLSDVPPVTSVQDCYPSCIQDTQCVAFTLTDTSGSLIKCTRHTDSPLSLAQRTGVSVYFVSPLVKRIITSGQTRGLAPSSMLNDWYKAACVIDDECRQEKSMCFLNRCRCRPGFFFSTRDYTCSQKCSPAHLHNTFMEYPESGLRGHNMVARDGVSLQTCSDLCVSIRGCLSFDFRATGRRCLLHDLTARDAQSGWYPHTSTGWTHYQRSCLQSPASYPGPEWYNAPCNSHAECPDPNSRCVSGRCLCIDGLVYLETDSSCSDAESCRDLQISGRKSGVYSIQLPETREKLRVWCDMDSGNGGWLVFQRRRDGSVDFYRNWTQYEQGFGDISGEFWLGLSRLHTLTKGRPTRLRVDLADVDGHRHYAEYSTFRVDGPETNYTLTVSGYSGNAGDSLEYNNNQSFSTNDRDNDKWTKKCAVDRHGAWWYNECSFSNLNGRYKADGASGFDGNRWYHTNSDDRSFTFSEMKVRPV, from the exons TGTGAGTTTTTGTCCTTTGTGTACGAGGGACAACAGAGGCAGCAAGTGTCAAGTGTTTAGTGCTGGCGACATCCACAGGGCAGTCACCGACCGTCAGTGGCAGACTATCATGTTAGTTGACAAACTGGAGACATTTGTAAAGCTGCACAACACCATGGTAGTTGTCAACTCTAGTTCTCTGTCTGACGTCCCTCCTGTCACCTCCGTACAGGACTGCTACCCATCTTGTATTCAAGATACCCAGTgtgtggccttcaccttgacTGACACTTCAGGTTCATTAATTAAATGCACGCGCCACACAGACTCACCTCTGTCCTTGGCACAGAGAACAGGTGTCAGCGTGTACTTCGTCTCCCCGCTGGTCAAAAGAATTATCACAAGTGGACAGACGAGAGGCCTTGCTCCCTCCTCCATGCTGAACGACTGGTACAAGGCCGCCTGTGTCATCGACGACGAGTGTCGTCAGGAAAAGTCCATGTGCTTTCTAAACAGGTGCCGCTGTAGACCTGGGTTCTTCTTCTCAACACGTGACTACACGTGCTCTCAGA AATGTAGTCCAGCCCACCTGCACAACACCTTCATGGAGTATCCTGAGAGCGGACTGAGGGGACACAATATGGTGGCACGGGATGGAGTCAGTTTGCAGACGTGCAGCGACCTGTGTGTCAGCATCAGAGGTTGTCTGTCCTTTGACTTCAGAG CCACAGGACGGCGCTGTCTGCTTCATGACCTCACCGCACGCGACGCTCAGTCAGGGTGGTATCCTCACACCAGTACAGggtggacccactaccagagaagCTGCCTGCAGTCTCCAGCCTCATACCCGGGACCAGAGTGGTACAACGCACCCTGCAACAGCCACGCGGAATGTCCTGACCCTAACAGTCGGTGTGTGTCGGGTAGATGTTTGTGTATTGACGGCTTGGTTTACTTGGAAACTGACTCCTCATGTAGTGATGCAG AGTCATGTCGGGACTTGCAGATATCGGGAAGGAAGTCCGGTGTCTACTCCATTCAACTGCCAGAAAccagagagaaactgagagtgtggtgtgacatggactctggCAATGGCGGGTGGCTg gtgttccagagacgcCGTGACGGCTCCGTtgacttctacaggaactggacACAGTATGAACAGGGCTTTGGTGACATCAGcggggagttctggctgg GTTTATCAAGGCTTCACACCCTGACCAAAGGGAGACCCACCCGACTGCGTGTAGACCTCGCAGATGTTGATGGACATCGTCACTACGCTGAGTACTCGACATTCAGGGTGgacggtcctgagacaaactacacactgaccgtgtccggctactcgggtAACGCGG gtgacagcttGGAGTATAACAACAACCAGAGTTTTTCAACCAATGACCGAGACAATGACAAGTGGACTAAAAAATGTGCCGTTGACCGtcacggcgcctggtggtacaaTGAGTGTTCCTTCTCAAACCTCAACGGCCGATACAAGGCTGACGGGGCCTCGGGTTTTGACGGCAACAGATGGTATCACACCAACAGTGACGACAGGAGCTTcaccttcagcgagatgaaagTGCGACCAGTGTAA